In a single window of the Microscilla marina ATCC 23134 genome:
- a CDS encoding leucine-rich repeat domain-containing protein encodes MSFEEALKNPTKAYRVGLDKEELEKIHLLKNANVQYIIVGVKQGISEIPKSIGKLTNLQVLTLTRNNLKALPKSIGRLKNLKELDLSHNKLIGLPHSLGKLKSLEVLKLANNQLSRLPQGFGKLTNLKQLYLGKNEIKSFSSDVAGLKNLHMLNLAINNLTTLPHHLEKVPVRDLNLAGNRTLNLSGLSNKLKNLKALRLSHITVLPSSFKKLYSLKVLEIIQSTDINLEQITPILTSLPSLQSLSLSGMQNTRIPVTFGNFKQLEKLGIQLSSITNLAKAFSIISQLSKLKQFALAFGDYPSLPAEVGLLTNIEELYLPQNKTTDLPDDIGKLAQLKVLSISYNEFKFLPKVITSLTQLKRLGLNTHKFSKEEKLMLKKALPNTEILDYDSGFWAKPEK; translated from the coding sequence ATGAGTTTTGAAGAGGCTTTGAAAAACCCCACAAAAGCTTATCGGGTTGGGTTAGATAAAGAAGAGTTGGAAAAAATACATTTACTCAAAAATGCCAATGTGCAATATATAATAGTAGGGGTTAAACAAGGCATTAGCGAAATTCCAAAAAGTATAGGCAAGCTCACAAACCTTCAAGTACTAACACTTACTCGCAACAATTTGAAAGCTTTGCCCAAGTCGATAGGTAGGCTCAAAAACTTGAAAGAGTTGGATTTGTCACACAACAAGCTGATTGGTTTACCACATAGCTTAGGAAAGTTGAAAAGTTTGGAGGTGCTCAAATTGGCTAATAATCAGCTAAGTAGGTTGCCCCAAGGGTTTGGTAAACTTACCAACTTAAAACAGCTCTATTTGGGTAAGAATGAAATTAAATCGTTTTCTTCAGACGTAGCTGGGCTTAAAAACTTACACATGCTGAATTTAGCTATAAATAATTTGACAACCCTCCCCCATCACTTGGAAAAAGTTCCTGTAAGAGATTTAAACTTGGCAGGTAACAGAACCTTGAACTTAAGCGGGTTAAGTAACAAGCTAAAGAACCTGAAAGCATTAAGGCTTAGCCATATCACAGTATTGCCTAGTTCGTTTAAAAAATTATATAGTTTGAAGGTATTAGAAATTATTCAGAGTACAGACATCAACTTAGAGCAAATAACTCCTATACTTACGAGTTTACCTTCTTTGCAAAGTTTGTCTTTGTCAGGGATGCAAAACACGCGTATTCCTGTCACCTTTGGCAACTTTAAGCAACTAGAGAAACTAGGCATTCAACTAAGTTCCATTACAAATTTAGCAAAGGCGTTTTCAATCATAAGTCAATTAAGTAAGCTGAAACAATTTGCCTTGGCTTTTGGTGACTATCCATCATTACCAGCCGAAGTAGGTTTGTTGACTAATATAGAGGAGTTGTATTTGCCTCAGAATAAAACTACTGATTTGCCAGATGACATTGGCAAGTTAGCACAGTTAAAGGTCTTAAGTATTAGTTACAATGAGTTTAAGTTTTTACCAAAAGTAATAACATCACTCACTCAATTAAAGAGGCTAGGTCTTAACACTCATAAATTTTCAAAGGAAGAAAAATTGATGCTGAAAAAGGCGTTACCCAATACGGAAATTCTTGATTATGATTCAGGATTTTGGGCAAAACCAGAAAAGTAG